GCCCTTCGGCAAATACAAGGGCCGGATCATTGCCGACCTGCCTGGGCCTTACCTGAACTGGTTCGCCCGTGAAGGCTTTCCCCATGGCGAACTCGGTGGCCTGCTCGCCTTGATGCAGGAAATCG
This window of the Pseudomonas fluorescens genome carries:
- a CDS encoding DUF3820 family protein encodes the protein MNPEKLELLITRQMPFGKYKGRIIADLPGPYLNWFAREGFPHGELGGLLALMQEIDHNGLSDLLEPLRAKHGKPAPRH